A single genomic interval of Nonomuraea rubra harbors:
- a CDS encoding FAD-dependent oxidoreductase — protein sequence MDHAVVIGASIAGLLSAAALHRRFAQVTVLDRDTLPAVDAHRRGAAQSRHAHGLLARGSEVMDELLPGLTAELVAQGAIRGDMQDRARHVHGGRRLARGSSGLTGVLVSRPLLEGQVRRRVSALPGVRVLAERTVTGLLSRRGRVTGVRLAEGELVPADLIVDASGRGSRTPLWLGDLGCRPPREERVTIDLRYSSREFRRRGDHLAGDLIAVVGPTPGVPRAGVALALEDERWAVTLAGYGAGPPHGHADATACITTAAPPRGHDGFTAFAGTLAAPDLHHLVTTAEPLGEPRTYHTPAAVRRRYERLASFPDGLLVIGDAVCSFNPLYGQGMTVAALEARALLDPDLSPAAYFRRIAAVVDLPWEITVGADLRIATTAGRPTPRMRLIGAYLDRFHAAAEHDAELTRRFLRVTNLYDPPQALMSPPALLRVLRSGAQRAVPVPA from the coding sequence ATGGACCACGCAGTCGTCATCGGGGCGAGCATCGCGGGCCTGCTGTCCGCCGCCGCCCTGCACCGCCGGTTCGCCCAGGTCACGGTGCTCGACCGCGACACGCTGCCGGCGGTCGACGCCCACCGCAGGGGCGCCGCCCAGAGCCGCCACGCACACGGCCTGCTCGCCAGGGGCAGCGAGGTCATGGACGAGCTGCTGCCCGGCCTCACCGCCGAGCTCGTCGCGCAGGGGGCGATCAGGGGAGACATGCAGGACAGGGCCCGCCACGTGCACGGGGGGCGGCGGCTGGCCCGGGGTTCCAGCGGGCTCACCGGGGTGCTGGTCAGCCGGCCGCTGCTCGAAGGCCAGGTGCGGCGCAGGGTCAGCGCCCTGCCCGGCGTGCGGGTGCTCGCCGAGCGGACCGTCACCGGGCTGCTGTCCAGGCGGGGCCGGGTCACGGGGGTGCGGCTCGCCGAGGGCGAGCTGGTCCCGGCCGATCTCATCGTGGACGCCTCGGGCCGCGGCTCGCGCACCCCGCTCTGGCTCGGCGACCTGGGCTGCCGGCCGCCGCGGGAGGAGCGGGTGACGATCGACCTGCGGTACAGCTCGCGCGAGTTCCGCCGCCGCGGCGACCACCTCGCCGGCGACCTGATCGCCGTCGTCGGCCCCACGCCCGGGGTGCCGCGCGCCGGGGTGGCGCTGGCGCTGGAGGACGAGCGCTGGGCCGTCACCCTGGCCGGCTACGGCGCGGGCCCGCCGCACGGCCACGCGGACGCAACCGCCTGCATCACCACGGCGGCTCCGCCGCGCGGCCATGACGGCTTCACCGCGTTCGCCGGCACCCTCGCGGCTCCCGACCTGCACCACCTGGTCACGACCGCGGAGCCGCTCGGGGAGCCGCGCACGTACCACACGCCCGCCGCCGTCAGGCGCCGCTACGAGCGGCTGGCCTCCTTCCCCGACGGCCTGCTGGTCATCGGGGACGCGGTCTGCTCGTTCAACCCCCTCTACGGCCAGGGCATGACGGTCGCCGCCCTGGAGGCCAGGGCGCTGCTCGACCCCGACCTGAGCCCGGCGGCGTACTTCCGCCGGATCGCCGCCGTCGTGGACCTCCCCTGGGAGATCACGGTCGGCGCCGACCTGCGGATCGCCACCACGGCCGGCCGGCCGACGCCGAGGATGCGGCTGATCGGCGCCTACCTCGACCGGTTCCACGCCGCCGCCGAGCACGACGCCGAGCTGACGCGGCGCTTCCTGCGGGTGACGAACCTCTACGACCCGCCGCAGGCGCTGATGAGCCCTCCCGCGCTGCTCAGAGTGCTGCGCAGCGGCGCACAGCGAGCAGTGCCAGTGCCCGCGTGA
- a CDS encoding ArgE/DapE family deacylase — MHRAETLVLDALDEAETVNLLAETVRVPSVTGTDAESDLQHRMARLLTEAGMDVDVWKLDLADLTTRPGFPGTEAPRSEGYGVVAVTQAGEGAPALALQGHVDVVPTGDLAKWAGSDPFAARITGDVLHGRGACDMKAGLVANLAVARAIKRAGIELARPLAVHCVISEEDGGLGAFATLARGHTAEAAVITEPTSGAVITANAGALTFRLEIAGRAAHGATRYEGVNAIEAFWPVFQAIRRLEAERNRDVPELFAGNAMPYPIEVGTVRAGDWASTVPDLLVAEGRLGVRLDEDPAAARAAFEGALAEVADPWLRANPPVVTWPGGQFASGRLPAGHELLDQVNRAVKDTTGARPAQTAAPYGSDLRLYTAGGIPTLHYGPGDVRFAHAPREQVELRELREVTRALALLAVRRCAAL, encoded by the coding sequence ATGCACCGCGCAGAAACCCTCGTCCTCGACGCCCTCGACGAGGCCGAGACCGTGAACCTGCTGGCCGAGACCGTCAGGGTCCCCAGCGTGACCGGCACCGACGCCGAGTCCGACCTGCAGCACCGCATGGCCCGCCTGCTCACCGAGGCGGGCATGGACGTGGACGTCTGGAAACTCGACCTGGCCGACCTGACCACCCGCCCCGGCTTCCCCGGCACCGAGGCCCCGAGATCGGAGGGGTACGGCGTGGTGGCCGTCACCCAGGCCGGCGAGGGCGCGCCCGCGCTGGCGCTGCAGGGTCACGTGGACGTCGTGCCGACCGGCGACCTGGCCAAGTGGGCGGGCAGCGACCCGTTCGCCGCCCGGATCACCGGCGACGTGCTGCACGGCAGGGGCGCCTGCGACATGAAGGCCGGCCTCGTCGCGAACCTCGCCGTCGCCCGCGCGATCAAGCGGGCCGGGATCGAGCTGGCCAGGCCGCTGGCCGTGCACTGCGTGATCAGCGAGGAGGACGGCGGGCTCGGCGCGTTCGCCACCCTGGCCAGGGGGCACACGGCCGAGGCCGCGGTCATCACCGAGCCCACCAGCGGCGCGGTCATCACGGCCAACGCTGGCGCGCTGACGTTCCGGCTGGAGATCGCCGGACGGGCCGCGCACGGCGCCACCCGGTACGAGGGGGTCAACGCGATCGAGGCGTTCTGGCCGGTGTTCCAGGCGATCAGGCGGCTGGAGGCCGAGCGCAACAGGGACGTGCCCGAGCTGTTCGCGGGGAACGCGATGCCGTACCCGATCGAGGTCGGCACGGTGCGGGCCGGCGACTGGGCCAGCACCGTGCCCGACCTGCTGGTCGCCGAGGGGCGGCTCGGGGTGCGGCTGGACGAGGACCCGGCGGCGGCGCGGGCGGCGTTCGAGGGGGCGCTGGCGGAGGTCGCGGACCCGTGGCTGCGGGCCAACCCGCCGGTGGTGACGTGGCCGGGAGGGCAGTTCGCCAGCGGCAGGCTGCCGGCCGGTCACGAGCTGCTCGACCAGGTGAACCGGGCCGTCAAGGACACGACGGGCGCCCGGCCCGCGCAGACGGCGGCGCCGTACGGGAGCGACCTGCGGCTCTACACGGCGGGCGGCATCCCGACGCTGCACTACGGCCCGGGGGACGTGCGGTTCGCGCACGCCCCGAGGGAGCAGGTCGAGCTGAGGGAGCTGCGCGAGGTCACGCGGGCACTGGCACTGCTCGCTGTGCGCCGCTGCGCAGCACTCTGA
- a CDS encoding endonuclease/exonuclease/phosphatase family protein — protein sequence MVVPFALWAVVRLSGFEPDWPWIPAVAYTPYAVCAAVVGLVLACVLRRWAAGTVALVSVLALVPAVLPRALTDGNPDAEGPTLRVLAANLMVGQADPAELMALVERLKPDVLALQEFTPDSMRGLEEAGLRRTLRHAVTRPLNGVGGSAVYARHPLKDGGFIKEGPFGQARAWVTIPGEERIEVVSVHPCAPKRIGRQPCWRAGLEALPRGGGKELRVLAGDFNATLDHLPVRDLLASGYRDAADVMGLGFVATWPQNGPLVQSPGVTIDHVLADSRMAVLGFEVLGLGGTDHRPVFAELRLP from the coding sequence ATGGTGGTGCCCTTCGCCCTGTGGGCGGTGGTGCGGCTGAGCGGGTTCGAGCCGGACTGGCCGTGGATCCCGGCTGTGGCGTACACGCCGTACGCGGTGTGCGCGGCCGTGGTCGGCCTGGTGCTGGCCTGCGTGCTGCGGCGATGGGCGGCGGGCACGGTCGCGCTCGTGTCGGTGCTGGCACTGGTGCCCGCCGTGCTGCCGCGCGCGCTCACGGACGGCAACCCCGACGCCGAGGGGCCCACGCTGCGGGTGCTCGCGGCCAACCTGATGGTCGGCCAGGCGGACCCGGCCGAGCTGATGGCCCTGGTCGAACGGCTGAAGCCGGACGTGCTGGCGCTGCAGGAGTTCACCCCGGACTCCATGCGGGGGCTGGAGGAGGCGGGGCTGCGCCGTACGCTGCGGCACGCGGTGACCAGGCCGCTGAACGGGGTGGGCGGGTCCGCCGTGTACGCCCGGCACCCGCTCAAGGACGGCGGGTTCATCAAGGAGGGGCCGTTCGGGCAGGCCAGGGCGTGGGTGACGATTCCCGGCGAGGAGCGGATCGAGGTCGTCTCCGTGCATCCGTGCGCGCCCAAGCGGATCGGGCGGCAGCCCTGCTGGCGGGCCGGGCTGGAGGCGCTGCCCCGGGGCGGCGGGAAGGAGCTGCGGGTGCTGGCGGGCGACTTCAACGCCACGCTCGACCACCTGCCGGTGCGTGACCTGCTGGCCTCCGGGTACCGGGACGCCGCGGACGTGATGGGGCTGGGGTTCGTGGCGACGTGGCCGCAGAACGGGCCGCTGGTGCAGTCGCCAGGGGTGACCATCGACCACGTGCTGGCGGACTCGCGGATGGCGGTGCTCGGCTTCGAGGTGCTGGGCCTCGGCGGCACCGACCACCGGCCGGTGTTCGCCGAGCTCAGGCTCCCGTAG
- a CDS encoding DUF1349 domain-containing protein: MIMAFGETGWQWLNAPKQWTVDDGLSLFCDPGTDLWRTTHYGYVNDNAHLFGRTLPGDLRLTVTFSGEYAEQYDQAGAVLRIDEHNWIKAGVEYVDGGFHLSTVVTRQFSDWSVLPLDRAASTVTFDLERSGDAVTVRYGLDGAPPRTMLRLAYFPPGEPALAGAMAAAPAGKGFPVRFTDIRVATTPPATGA; the protein is encoded by the coding sequence ATGATCATGGCCTTCGGCGAGACCGGCTGGCAGTGGCTGAACGCTCCGAAGCAGTGGACCGTGGACGACGGCCTGAGCCTCTTCTGCGACCCGGGCACCGACCTGTGGCGCACCACCCACTACGGCTACGTCAACGACAACGCCCACCTGTTCGGCCGCACCCTCCCCGGCGACCTGCGGCTCACGGTCACCTTCTCCGGCGAGTACGCCGAGCAGTACGACCAGGCCGGCGCCGTGCTGCGGATCGACGAGCACAACTGGATCAAGGCCGGCGTCGAGTACGTCGACGGCGGCTTCCACCTCAGCACGGTCGTGACCAGGCAGTTCTCCGACTGGTCGGTGCTGCCGCTGGACCGGGCGGCGAGCACGGTGACGTTCGACCTGGAGCGGTCGGGCGACGCGGTCACCGTGCGCTACGGCCTCGACGGCGCCCCGCCGCGGACCATGCTCCGCCTGGCCTACTTCCCTCCCGGCGAGCCCGCCCTGGCCGGCGCCATGGCCGCGGCCCCCGCCGGCAAGGGCTTCCCCGTCCGCTTCACCGACATCCGCGTCGCCACGACCCCGCCGGCTACGGGAGCCTGA
- a CDS encoding GroES family chaperonin: protein MEEPKFEIQMLHDRVMIRLEQEAEERRSGSGIVIPATVKMANRLAWGEVCGVGTNVRSVKVGDKVLFNPEDQFEVEVHAKVYLVMRERDLHAVATEETDHGTGLYL, encoded by the coding sequence GTGGAAGAGCCCAAGTTCGAGATTCAGATGCTGCACGACCGAGTCATGATCAGGTTGGAGCAGGAGGCCGAGGAGCGGCGCAGCGGCTCCGGGATCGTCATTCCCGCGACGGTCAAGATGGCCAACCGCCTGGCGTGGGGCGAGGTCTGCGGCGTCGGCACGAACGTGCGCTCGGTCAAGGTGGGCGACAAGGTGCTGTTCAACCCGGAGGACCAGTTCGAGGTGGAGGTGCACGCCAAGGTCTACCTGGTGATGCGCGAGCGCGACCTGCACGCCGTGGCCACCGAGGAGACCGACCACGGCACGGGCCTGTACCTGTGA
- a CDS encoding TIGR02611 family protein, with protein sequence MPISNSDAGAADVIKNDAADRSSMPERRSGFRGWLDGVRSTRAGALTLKIVVGVIGALMVAGGLIMVPFPGPGWLVVFAGLAVLATEFHWAHKVLEFGKQTLHAWTEWYKRQGWTVRIIVLVVTVAAAAVIVYFGLLTLGIDVIEIAQRFV encoded by the coding sequence GTGCCGATTTCGAACTCCGACGCGGGCGCAGCCGACGTGATCAAGAACGACGCCGCCGACCGTTCCAGCATGCCCGAGCGCCGCTCGGGTTTCCGGGGCTGGCTGGACGGCGTGCGCTCCACCCGCGCGGGGGCCCTCACTCTGAAGATCGTGGTCGGCGTGATCGGCGCCCTCATGGTCGCGGGCGGGTTGATCATGGTGCCGTTCCCCGGGCCGGGCTGGCTCGTGGTGTTCGCGGGCCTGGCGGTGCTGGCCACGGAGTTCCACTGGGCGCACAAGGTGCTGGAGTTCGGCAAGCAGACGTTGCACGCCTGGACCGAGTGGTACAAGCGGCAGGGCTGGACCGTGCGCATCATCGTGCTCGTCGTCACGGTGGCCGCCGCCGCGGTGATCGTCTACTTCGGCCTGCTCACGCTCGGCATCGACGTCATCGAGATCGCCCAGCGCTTCGTCTAG